A single Streptomyces mirabilis DNA region contains:
- a CDS encoding ABC transporter ATP-binding protein: MTRATTSRTSLAELEHRAAARRDRPAYGRDALIACDRLVRIFSGRAAGGDSPGRGGSAGVEVQALQGLDLLVQEGELMALVGASGSGKSTLMNILAGLDVPTAGAARVAGRDLLTMNAKDRLRYRREVVGFVWQQTARNLLPYLTAAQNVALPMQLKGGRGRGERRAERARELLAMLGVADCHGRRPPQMSGGQQQRVAIAVALANSPSVLLADEPTGELDSATGAEVFAAFRRANEELGTTIVIVTHDQAVAGEVRRAVAIRDGRTSTEVLRRTEVDAEGQESLVAREFATLDRAGRLQLPAEYTAALGMEDRVMLELEQDHIGVWPDDTGRPAD; encoded by the coding sequence ATGACCCGTGCGACGACCTCGCGGACGAGCCTGGCGGAGCTGGAGCATCGGGCGGCGGCACGCCGCGACCGGCCCGCGTACGGTCGGGACGCCCTGATCGCCTGCGACCGGCTGGTCCGCATCTTCTCCGGCCGGGCGGCCGGGGGCGACTCCCCTGGGCGCGGCGGCTCCGCCGGGGTGGAGGTACAGGCGCTCCAGGGACTCGATCTGCTGGTCCAGGAGGGCGAGTTGATGGCCCTGGTCGGCGCCTCGGGAAGCGGCAAGTCGACCCTGATGAACATCCTCGCCGGCCTCGACGTGCCCACCGCGGGCGCCGCGCGGGTCGCGGGCCGCGATCTGCTCACCATGAACGCGAAGGACCGGCTGCGCTACCGCCGTGAGGTGGTCGGTTTCGTCTGGCAGCAGACGGCCCGCAATCTCCTCCCCTATCTGACGGCGGCCCAGAACGTGGCGCTGCCCATGCAGTTGAAGGGCGGGCGGGGCCGCGGTGAGCGGCGGGCCGAGCGGGCGCGGGAACTGCTCGCGATGCTCGGCGTCGCCGACTGCCACGGCCGCCGTCCGCCGCAGATGTCCGGCGGGCAGCAGCAGCGGGTCGCTATCGCCGTGGCCCTCGCCAACTCGCCGTCCGTGCTGCTCGCCGACGAGCCGACCGGCGAGCTGGACTCGGCGACGGGCGCGGAGGTCTTCGCGGCGTTCCGCCGGGCCAACGAGGAGCTGGGCACGACGATCGTGATCGTCACGCACGACCAGGCGGTCGCCGGGGAGGTCCGGCGCGCGGTCGCGATCCGTGACGGCCGCACCTCGACGGAGGTGCTGCGCCGCACGGAGGTCGACGCGGAGGGCCAGGAGTCCCTGGTGGCACGGGAGTTCGCGACCCTGGACCGGGCCGGCCGGCTCCAGCTGCCCGCCGAGTACACCGCGGCCCTCGGCATGGAGGACCGGGTGATGCTGGAACTGGAGCAGGACCACATCGGGGTGTGGCCGGACGACACCGGGCGCCCGGCCGACTGA
- a CDS encoding glutamate synthase subunit beta, whose translation MADPKGFLNHGREVARTRPVEERVKDWNEVYVPGSLLPIISKQASRCMDCGIPFCHNGCPLGNLIPEWNDYAYREDWSAASERLHATNNFPEFTGRLCPAPCESACVLGINQPAVTIKNVEVSIIDKAWDTGDVAPRIPERLSGKTVAVIGSGPAGLAAAQQLTRAGHTVAVYERADRVGGLLRYGIPEFKMEKRHINRRIEQMRAEGTRFRTGIEIGRDLKATDLRKRYDAVVIAAGATTARDLPVPGRELKGIHQAMEYLPLANKVQEGDYVAPPITAEGKHVVVIGGGDTGADCVGTAHRQGAASVTQLEIMPRPGEERNPGQPWPTFPMLYKVTSAHEEGGDRVYSVSTTHFEGDEDGNVQWLHLAEVEFVDGKLNQKPGTERKIPAQLVTLAMGFTGTDVENGVVSQFGLELDARGNIARDAEFATNVPGVYVAGDAGRGQSLIVWAIAEGRSAARGVDRFLTGASDLPAPIRPTDRSLMV comes from the coding sequence ATGGCTGATCCCAAGGGCTTTCTGAACCACGGCCGCGAGGTCGCCAGGACCCGCCCCGTCGAGGAGCGCGTCAAGGACTGGAACGAGGTCTACGTTCCGGGCTCACTGCTCCCGATCATCTCCAAGCAGGCCAGCCGTTGCATGGACTGCGGGATCCCGTTCTGCCACAACGGCTGTCCGCTGGGGAACCTGATCCCCGAGTGGAACGACTACGCCTACCGCGAGGACTGGTCCGCCGCGTCCGAGCGTCTGCACGCCACGAACAACTTCCCGGAGTTCACGGGCCGCCTGTGCCCCGCTCCCTGCGAGTCGGCGTGTGTGCTCGGCATCAACCAGCCCGCCGTGACCATCAAGAACGTCGAGGTCTCGATCATCGACAAGGCGTGGGACACGGGCGATGTCGCCCCGCGGATCCCCGAGCGCCTGTCGGGCAAGACCGTCGCGGTCATCGGCTCGGGCCCGGCGGGCCTGGCCGCCGCCCAGCAGCTCACCCGGGCGGGCCACACGGTCGCCGTGTACGAGCGTGCCGACCGCGTCGGCGGCCTGCTGCGCTACGGCATCCCCGAGTTCAAGATGGAGAAGCGGCACATCAACCGCCGCATCGAGCAGATGCGCGCGGAGGGCACCCGCTTCCGCACCGGCATCGAGATCGGCCGCGACCTCAAGGCGACGGACCTGCGCAAGCGGTACGACGCCGTGGTCATCGCCGCCGGTGCGACGACCGCGCGTGACCTCCCGGTCCCCGGCCGCGAGCTCAAGGGCATCCACCAGGCCATGGAGTACCTGCCGCTGGCCAACAAGGTCCAGGAGGGCGACTACGTGGCGCCCCCGATCACGGCCGAGGGCAAGCACGTCGTGGTCATCGGCGGCGGCGACACCGGCGCGGACTGCGTGGGCACCGCCCACCGCCAGGGCGCTGCCTCGGTCACGCAGCTGGAGATCATGCCGCGACCGGGCGAGGAGCGGAACCCGGGCCAGCCCTGGCCGACGTTCCCGATGCTCTACAAGGTCACCTCCGCGCACGAGGAGGGCGGCGACCGCGTCTACTCGGTCTCCACCACCCACTTCGAGGGCGACGAGGACGGCAACGTCCAGTGGCTGCACCTCGCCGAGGTCGAGTTCGTCGACGGCAAGCTGAACCAGAAGCCGGGCACGGAGCGCAAGATCCCCGCCCAGCTGGTCACACTGGCCATGGGCTTCACCGGCACCGACGTCGAGAACGGCGTGGTCTCCCAGTTCGGCCTGGAGCTCGACGCGCGCGGCAACATCGCCCGCGACGCCGAGTTCGCGACGAACGTGCCCGGCGTGTACGTCGCCGGTGACGCCGGCCGCGGCCAGTCGTTGATCGTGTGGGCCATCGCGGAGGGCCGCTCGGCCGCCCGCGGGGTCGACCGCTTCCTGACCGGGGCCAGCGATCTGCCGGCCCCGATCCGCCCGACGGACCGCTCGCTGATGGTCTGA
- the gltB gene encoding glutamate synthase large subunit produces the protein MRSPRQPSQHSTNGQNWSFMDARPAAQGMYDPRNEHDACGVGFVATLTGEASYALVEQALTVLRNLEHRGATGAEPDSGDGAGILSQVPDAFFREVAEFELPAAGAYAVGIAFLPEDGIEDVVSQIETIAADEGLTVLGWREVPVAPELLGATARSTMPAFRQIFVTDGVSTGIELDRKAFVLRKRAEREAGVYFPSLSARTIVYKGMLTTGQLEPFFPDLSDRRFASAIALVHSRFSTNTFPSWPLAHPYRFVAHNGEINTVKGNRNWMQARESQLVSDLFGDKGLERVFPICTPDASDSASFDEVLELLHLGGRSLPHSVLMMIPEAWENHDSMDPARRAFYQFHSTMMEPWDGPACVTFTDGTQVGAVLDRNGLRPGRYWVTDEGLVVLGSEVGVLDIDPAKVVRKGRLQPGKMFLVDTAEHRIIEDDEIKAALVADKPYAEWLEAGEIELSDLPEREHIVHTHASVTRRQQTFGYTEEELRIILAPMANTGGEPLGSMGTDSPIAALSARPRLLFDYFTQLFAQVTNPPLDAIREELVTSLRSSLGPQGNLLEPTAASCRSVTLPFPVIDNDELAKLIHINADGDMPGMKAATLSGLYRVSGGGDSLAARIEEICAEADAAIENGARLIVLSDRHSDAEHAPIPSLLLTAAVHHHLIRTKQRTQVGLLVEAGDVREVHHVALLIGFGAAAVNPYLAMESVEDLVRAGTFLGDIEPEQAIRNLIYALGKGVLKVMSKMGISTVASYRGAQVFEAVGLDRAFVEKYFNGTATKIGGAGLDVIAKEVAARHAKAYPASGIAPAHRALDIGGEYQWRREGEPHLFDPETVFRLQHSTRSGSYDIFKKYTDRVNEQSERLMTLRGLFGFKSDRQPISIDEVEPVSEIVKRFSTGAMSYGSISKEAHETLAIAMNQLGGKSNTGEGGEDADRLYDPARRSSIKQVASGRFGVTSEYLVNADDIQIKMAQGAKPGEGGQLPGHKVYPWVAKTRHSTPGVGLISPPPHHDIYSIEDLAQLIHDLKNANPQARIHVKLVSEVGVGTVAAGVSKAHADVVLISGHDGGTGASPLTSLKHAGGPWELGLAETQQTLLLNGLRDRIVVQTDGQLKTGRDVVIAALLGAEEFGFATAPLVVSGCVMMRVCHLDTCPVGIATQNPVLRERFAGKAEYVVNFFKFIAEEVREILAELGFRTIEEAVGHAENLDVERAITHWKAQGLDLSPLFHVPELPEGAVRHQVIAQDHGLEKALDNELIKLAADALAANTQADAQPVRAQVAIRNINRTVGTMLGHEVTKKFGGGGLPDDTIDITFTGSAGQSFGAFLPRGVTLRLEGDANDYVGKGLSGGRVIVRPDRGADHLAEYSTIAGNTIAYGATGGELFLRGRTGERFCVRNSGATVVSEGVGDHGCEYMTGGHAVVLGETGRNFAAGMSGGIAYVVDLNRDNVNAGNVGAVEALDDTDKQWLHDVVRRHQEETGSTVAEKLLAEWDTAVDRFSKIIPSTYKAVLAAKDAAERAGLPESEITEKMMEAATNG, from the coding sequence ATGCGTTCGCCGCGCCAGCCGTCCCAGCACTCCACGAATGGCCAGAACTGGTCCTTCATGGATGCTCGCCCTGCTGCGCAGGGTATGTACGACCCCCGCAACGAGCACGACGCCTGTGGCGTCGGCTTCGTGGCCACCCTCACCGGTGAGGCGAGCTACGCGCTGGTCGAGCAGGCGCTCACCGTGCTGCGCAACCTGGAGCACCGGGGTGCCACCGGCGCCGAGCCCGACTCGGGCGACGGCGCGGGCATCCTGTCCCAGGTCCCCGACGCGTTCTTCCGTGAGGTGGCCGAATTCGAGCTGCCCGCGGCCGGCGCGTACGCGGTCGGCATCGCCTTCCTGCCCGAGGACGGCATCGAGGATGTCGTCTCACAGATCGAGACGATCGCCGCCGACGAGGGCCTGACCGTCCTCGGCTGGCGCGAGGTTCCGGTCGCCCCCGAACTGCTCGGGGCCACCGCCCGCTCCACGATGCCCGCCTTCCGCCAGATCTTCGTCACGGACGGCGTCTCGACCGGCATCGAGCTCGACCGCAAGGCGTTCGTGCTGCGCAAGCGCGCCGAGCGCGAGGCCGGCGTGTACTTCCCGTCGCTCTCCGCGCGCACCATCGTCTACAAGGGCATGCTGACCACCGGCCAGCTGGAGCCCTTCTTCCCGGACCTGTCCGACCGCCGCTTCGCCTCCGCGATCGCGCTCGTGCACTCCCGGTTCTCCACCAACACCTTCCCGAGCTGGCCGCTCGCCCACCCGTACCGCTTCGTCGCGCACAACGGCGAGATCAACACGGTCAAGGGCAACCGCAACTGGATGCAGGCGCGCGAGTCCCAGCTGGTCTCGGATCTCTTCGGGGACAAGGGCCTGGAGCGGGTCTTCCCGATCTGCACGCCCGACGCGTCCGACTCCGCCTCCTTCGACGAGGTGCTCGAGCTCCTCCACCTCGGCGGCCGCTCGCTCCCGCACTCCGTGCTGATGATGATCCCGGAGGCGTGGGAGAACCACGACTCCATGGACCCGGCCCGCCGCGCCTTCTACCAGTTCCACTCCACGATGATGGAGCCCTGGGACGGCCCGGCCTGTGTCACCTTCACCGACGGCACCCAGGTCGGCGCGGTCCTCGACCGCAACGGTCTGCGCCCCGGCCGCTACTGGGTCACCGACGAGGGCCTCGTCGTCCTCGGCTCCGAGGTCGGCGTCCTCGACATCGACCCCGCGAAGGTCGTCCGCAAGGGCCGCCTCCAGCCCGGCAAGATGTTCCTCGTCGACACCGCCGAGCACCGCATCATCGAGGACGACGAGATCAAGGCCGCCCTCGTCGCCGACAAGCCGTACGCGGAGTGGCTGGAAGCCGGCGAGATCGAGCTCTCCGACCTCCCCGAGCGCGAGCACATCGTGCACACCCACGCCTCGGTCACCCGCCGCCAGCAGACCTTCGGCTACACCGAGGAAGAGCTGCGCATCATCCTCGCGCCGATGGCCAACACCGGCGGTGAGCCGCTGGGCTCCATGGGCACGGACTCGCCGATCGCGGCCCTCTCCGCGCGCCCGCGCCTGCTCTTCGACTACTTCACCCAGCTGTTCGCGCAGGTCACCAACCCGCCGCTGGACGCGATCCGCGAGGAGCTCGTCACCTCGCTGCGCTCCTCGCTGGGCCCGCAGGGCAACCTGCTGGAGCCCACAGCCGCGTCCTGTCGTAGCGTCACCCTGCCCTTCCCGGTGATCGACAACGACGAGCTGGCCAAGCTCATCCACATCAACGCCGACGGCGACATGCCGGGCATGAAGGCCGCGACCCTGTCCGGTCTCTACCGGGTCAGCGGTGGCGGCGACTCCCTCGCCGCGCGGATCGAGGAGATCTGCGCGGAGGCCGACGCCGCCATAGAGAACGGCGCCCGTCTGATCGTCCTGTCGGACCGCCACTCCGACGCCGAGCACGCGCCGATCCCCTCGCTGCTGCTCACCGCGGCCGTCCACCACCACCTCATCCGCACCAAGCAGCGCACCCAGGTGGGCCTGCTGGTCGAGGCGGGCGACGTCCGCGAGGTCCACCACGTGGCCCTCCTCATCGGCTTCGGCGCCGCCGCGGTCAACCCGTACCTGGCGATGGAGTCGGTCGAGGACCTGGTCCGCGCCGGTACCTTCCTGGGGGACATCGAGCCCGAGCAGGCCATCCGCAATCTGATCTACGCGCTCGGCAAGGGCGTCCTCAAGGTCATGTCCAAGATGGGCATCTCGACCGTCGCCTCCTACCGCGGCGCCCAGGTCTTCGAGGCCGTCGGCCTCGACCGGGCCTTCGTCGAGAAGTACTTCAACGGCACGGCCACCAAGATCGGCGGCGCCGGTCTCGACGTCATCGCCAAGGAGGTCGCGGCGCGGCACGCCAAGGCCTACCCGGCCTCCGGCATCGCCCCGGCGCACCGGGCCCTCGACATAGGCGGCGAGTACCAGTGGCGCCGCGAGGGCGAGCCGCACCTGTTCGACCCGGAGACGGTCTTCCGCCTCCAGCACTCGACGCGCTCCGGCAGCTACGACATCTTCAAGAAGTACACGGACCGGGTGAACGAGCAGTCCGAGCGCCTGATGACGCTCCGCGGCCTGTTCGGCTTCAAGTCCGACCGGCAGCCGATCTCGATCGACGAGGTCGAGCCGGTGAGCGAGATCGTCAAGCGCTTCTCCACCGGCGCCATGTCGTACGGCTCCATCTCCAAGGAGGCGCACGAGACCCTCGCCATCGCCATGAACCAGCTGGGCGGCAAGTCCAACACCGGTGAGGGCGGCGAGGACGCGGACCGGCTCTACGACCCGGCGCGCCGCTCGTCGATCAAGCAGGTCGCCTCCGGCCGCTTCGGCGTCACGTCGGAGTACCTGGTCAACGCCGACGACATCCAGATCAAGATGGCGCAGGGCGCCAAGCCCGGCGAGGGCGGCCAGCTGCCCGGCCACAAGGTCTACCCCTGGGTCGCCAAGACCCGGCACAGCACCCCGGGCGTGGGCCTGATCTCTCCGCCCCCGCACCACGACATCTACTCCATCGAGGACCTGGCCCAGCTGATCCACGACCTCAAGAACGCGAACCCGCAGGCGCGGATTCACGTGAAGCTGGTCTCCGAGGTCGGGGTCGGCACGGTCGCCGCGGGTGTCTCCAAGGCGCACGCGGACGTGGTGCTCATCTCCGGCCACGACGGCGGTACGGGCGCCTCCCCGCTGACGTCCCTGAAGCACGCCGGCGGCCCCTGGGAGCTCGGCCTCGCCGAGACCCAGCAGACGCTGCTGCTCAACGGCCTGCGCGACCGTATCGTCGTGCAGACCGACGGCCAGCTGAAGACCGGCCGTGACGTCGTCATCGCCGCGCTGCTCGGCGCCGAGGAGTTCGGTTTCGCGACCGCGCCGCTCGTCGTCTCCGGCTGCGTCATGATGCGCGTCTGCCACCTGGACACCTGCCCGGTCGGCATCGCCACCCAGAACCCGGTGCTGCGCGAGCGCTTCGCCGGCAAGGCCGAGTACGTCGTGAACTTCTTCAAGTTCATCGCCGAAGAGGTCCGCGAGATCCTCGCCGAGCTCGGCTTCCGCACGATCGAGGAGGCCGTCGGCCACGCCGAGAACCTCGACGTGGAGCGGGCGATCACCCACTGGAAGGCGCAGGGCCTGGACCTGTCCCCGCTCTTCCACGTGCCCGAGCTGCCCGAGGGCGCGGTGCGCCACCAGGTCATCGCCCAGGACCATGGTCTGGAGAAGGCGCTCGACAACGAGCTGATCAAGCTCGCCGCCGACGCGCTGGCCGCGAACACCCAGGCCGACGCCCAGCCGGTGCGCGCCCAGGTCGCGATCCGCAACATCAACCGCACGGTCGGCACCATGCTCGGCCACGAGGTGACGAAGAAGTTCGGTGGCGGGGGCCTGCCCGACGACACCATCGACATCACCTTCACCGGCTCCGCGGGCCAGTCCTTCGGCGCCTTCCTGCCGCGCGGTGTCACGCTGCGCCTGGAGGGCGACGCCAACGACTACGTCGGCAAGGGCCTCTCCGGCGGCCGGGTGATCGTCCGTCCCGACCGGGGCGCCGACCACCTCGCCGAGTACTCGACCATCGCGGGCAACACCATCGCGTACGGCGCGACGGGCGGCGAGCTCTTCCTGCGCGGCCGCACCGGCGAGCGCTTCTGCGTCCGCAACTCCGGCGCGACGGTGGTCTCCGAGGGCGTGGGCGACCACGGCTGCGAGTACATGACCGGCGGCCACGCGGTCGTCCTCGGCGAGACGGGCCGCAACTTCGCGGCCGGCATGTCCGGCGGCATCGCGTACGTCGTCGACCTGAACCGCGACAACGTCAACGCCGGCAACGTGGGCGCCGTCGAGGCTCTCGACGACACCGACAAGCAGTGGCTGCACGACGTGGTGCGCCGCCACCAGGAGGAGACCGGCTCGACCGTCGCCGAGAAGCTCCTTGCGGAGTGGGACACAGCGGTGGACCGCTTCAGCAAGATCATCCCCAGCACGTACAAGGCAGTGCTCGCCGCCAAGGACGCCGCCGAGCGAGCCGGACTCCCCGAGTCCGAGATCACCGAGAAGATGATGGAGGCGGCGACCAATGGCTGA
- a CDS encoding ABC transporter permease — translation MAWWRQRTERGVAPWVRTRLRTAPGAAVAFGVLVLVTAFLAAALPRALDAYETKGLRQEIAGAPPAATSVELSAPQPGLEIAQSTREKAVRPAALSAVRRAALARLPAPLRADTTESAYGVRTSKSLVGLNHWLPVIDAPPRFTLVAQSELAAHSIVRGGRLPTAAGKVTADTRKVEAAVTEATARTLRLRVGSVIDVDGFGGAPLVVRITGIVEPRHPQGGYWSAEPVLRTPGVAADAPVPPQFYWDAGLLLAPGAAPVLLGSQGQPELYWRFAPATDRLTAQDVPGLVSRIASLEGGPELLRMREVAGSTAAVATDLETVVGSYTTTRAAITPVVAVGAFGIGAVAAVVLAMAGGLVAVRRATELALLRARGGSLRGIAGRLLAETAVVAVPSAAAGLLLAVLTVDEARLLPAVLGASGVALLACAVLPVRAVVAHRRPRAHAERDDLAHARPGRRRTVAELTVLVLAVGSVVALRRRGASSSGDLLVSAAPVLVGLIAALVLVRLYPLPLRWAARPAARGRGVVGFLSLARAGRSSTVGVALPLLALLLALTTAAFGGSVLAGVSDARDRAALLATGADARIAGPGEATPLPAGVAGAVRKVAGVRGVTAVRIERTAELASRGAGAKEGLTLIGVEPASYARLARQTGLGAFSADVLTPKRTEGAGTGSVLNAVASPGLAERLGRAPRRITSLAGDITVRIAAVRSRTPAAPGADFLLVDAAGLEHSDPTTLLATGATLDAPALRTAVRGAGKGLSVTLRDEQRVALSDAPLQAGAERIYTTAALAGAGYAVLALLLSLLQSAPERAALLARLRTMGLTPRQGRRLLSLDALPQALLAASGGMLAGWATVRLLAPGIDLERLALAGAAGRVPVVGASLRTDMWSLLLPAAGTVLLAWAVAVAQAWWAGRRTTISELRTGDMR, via the coding sequence ATGGCGTGGTGGAGACAGCGCACGGAGCGCGGTGTGGCGCCCTGGGTGCGTACGCGGCTGCGGACCGCCCCCGGGGCGGCCGTCGCGTTCGGAGTGCTCGTGCTGGTCACGGCGTTCCTCGCGGCGGCGCTGCCGCGGGCCCTCGACGCGTACGAGACGAAAGGGCTGCGGCAGGAGATCGCCGGGGCGCCCCCGGCCGCCACCTCGGTGGAACTGAGCGCGCCGCAGCCGGGGTTGGAGATCGCGCAGTCCACCCGGGAGAAGGCGGTGCGGCCCGCGGCACTCTCGGCCGTCCGACGCGCGGCGCTGGCCAGGCTGCCCGCGCCGCTGCGGGCGGACACCACGGAGTCGGCCTACGGGGTGCGGACCTCCAAGAGCCTCGTCGGACTGAATCACTGGCTGCCGGTGATCGACGCGCCGCCCCGTTTCACTCTGGTCGCGCAGTCGGAACTCGCCGCCCATTCCATCGTGCGCGGCGGACGGCTCCCCACCGCCGCCGGGAAGGTGACGGCGGACACCAGGAAGGTCGAGGCCGCCGTGACCGAGGCGACCGCCCGGACGCTGCGGCTGCGGGTCGGTTCCGTCATCGACGTGGACGGCTTCGGGGGCGCGCCGCTCGTCGTGCGGATCACCGGGATCGTGGAGCCCCGGCATCCGCAGGGCGGTTACTGGTCCGCGGAGCCGGTCCTGCGCACCCCGGGCGTGGCCGCGGACGCCCCGGTCCCGCCGCAGTTCTACTGGGACGCGGGCCTCCTGCTGGCGCCCGGCGCCGCCCCGGTGCTCCTCGGCAGCCAGGGACAGCCGGAGCTGTACTGGCGGTTCGCCCCCGCCACCGACCGGCTCACCGCACAGGACGTTCCGGGGCTCGTTTCCCGGATCGCCTCCCTCGAAGGCGGGCCCGAGCTGCTGCGGATGCGCGAGGTGGCCGGGAGCACCGCGGCCGTCGCCACCGACCTGGAGACGGTCGTCGGCTCCTACACGACGACCCGCGCGGCGATCACGCCCGTCGTGGCGGTCGGGGCGTTCGGGATCGGCGCGGTCGCCGCCGTCGTCCTGGCGATGGCCGGCGGCCTGGTCGCCGTCCGCCGGGCCACCGAACTCGCCCTGCTGCGCGCGCGGGGCGGCTCACTGCGCGGGATCGCCGGACGGCTCCTCGCCGAGACAGCGGTCGTGGCGGTGCCCTCGGCCGCCGCCGGTCTGCTGCTCGCCGTGCTCACCGTCGACGAGGCCCGGCTCCTGCCCGCCGTGCTCGGGGCGTCCGGCGTCGCGCTCCTCGCCTGTGCCGTACTGCCGGTGCGGGCGGTCGTGGCGCACCGCAGGCCGCGGGCGCACGCGGAGCGCGACGATCTCGCCCACGCCAGGCCCGGCAGGCGCCGCACGGTCGCCGAACTCACCGTGCTGGTGCTGGCCGTCGGCTCGGTCGTGGCGCTGCGGCGGCGCGGCGCGTCCAGCTCGGGCGACCTCCTGGTGAGCGCCGCTCCGGTCCTGGTCGGGCTGATCGCGGCGCTGGTGCTCGTACGGCTGTATCCGCTGCCGCTGCGGTGGGCCGCGCGCCCGGCCGCGCGAGGGCGCGGGGTGGTCGGTTTCCTGTCGCTGGCCCGCGCGGGCCGCTCCTCGACGGTGGGCGTCGCGTTGCCGCTGCTGGCACTGTTGCTGGCCCTGACGACGGCGGCGTTCGGGGGTTCCGTGCTCGCCGGGGTGTCCGACGCCCGGGACCGGGCCGCGCTGCTGGCGACCGGCGCGGACGCGCGGATCGCGGGGCCGGGCGAGGCGACGCCGCTCCCGGCGGGCGTGGCAGGGGCGGTACGGAAGGTCGCGGGCGTACGTGGGGTGACGGCCGTGCGGATCGAGCGCACGGCCGAGCTCGCCTCCCGCGGGGCAGGGGCGAAGGAGGGCCTGACGCTGATCGGGGTCGAGCCGGCGTCGTACGCCCGGCTGGCCCGGCAGACGGGCCTCGGGGCCTTCTCCGCCGACGTGTTGACGCCGAAGAGGACGGAGGGTGCCGGGACGGGGAGTGTCCTGAACGCCGTCGCCTCCCCCGGTCTCGCCGAGCGCCTGGGCCGCGCACCGCGCCGGATCACGTCCCTCGCCGGTGACATCACCGTCCGGATCGCCGCCGTACGCTCCCGCACGCCCGCCGCCCCCGGCGCCGACTTCCTGCTGGTCGACGCCGCGGGCCTCGAACACTCCGATCCGACGACGCTGCTGGCGACCGGTGCCACACTCGACGCACCGGCACTGCGGACGGCCGTGCGCGGCGCCGGGAAGGGCCTCTCCGTGACGTTGCGCGACGAGCAACGGGTGGCGCTCTCCGATGCGCCGTTGCAGGCGGGCGCCGAGCGGATCTACACCACGGCCGCCCTGGCCGGTGCGGGGTACGCCGTACTCGCCCTGCTGCTCTCCCTCCTTCAGTCCGCGCCGGAGCGGGCCGCGCTGCTGGCCCGGCTGCGCACCATGGGCCTCACGCCCCGCCAGGGCCGTCGGCTGCTCAGCCTGGACGCGCTGCCCCAGGCGCTGCTCGCGGCCTCGGGCGGGATGCTCGCCGGCTGGGCCACGGTCCGGCTGCTCGCTCCCGGCATCGACCTGGAACGTCTCGCGCTGGCCGGCGCGGCGGGCCGCGTGCCGGTGGTCGGCGCGTCGCTGCGTACCGACATGTGGTCGCTGCTCCTGCCCGCGGCGGGCACGGTGCTGCTGGCGTGGGCGGTGGCCGTCGCGCAGGCCTGGTGGGCCGGGCGCCGTACGACGATCAGCGAACTCAGGACAGGAGACATGCGATGA